One window of the Anaeromyxobacter dehalogenans 2CP-C genome contains the following:
- a CDS encoding LysR family transcriptional regulator: MARNPRAVDPVRAAMARSGPLDWGNLLFFLELSRSGSLARAAKRLGVDRNTVGRRVAALEDELGLPLFERGPQGWACTAAGEELAALASRVEEDVLAIARHADARDRTPAGTVRLTTSVPVASHLLAPAVPSLRARHPRLLLDVSADFRNYDLTRREADLALRLGRPSDAGLVARKVASVAYGFYGSPAFAEERRGRMDLARDPVLAYEGATSPQERWMDDLAPARLVPFRCNTSLALAAAARTGLGAAVLPCFVADGDPALVRLDGPEPPSYDLWLLVHGDLRRVPRVRAVIEWVDGVVDEARDLLAGAR; encoded by the coding sequence ATGGCGAGGAACCCGCGCGCGGTGGACCCGGTGCGCGCCGCGATGGCGCGGTCGGGCCCGCTCGACTGGGGAAACCTGCTGTTCTTCCTCGAGCTGTCCCGCAGCGGCAGCCTCGCGCGCGCGGCGAAGCGGCTCGGGGTGGACCGCAACACCGTCGGCCGCCGCGTGGCCGCGCTGGAGGACGAGCTCGGCCTGCCGCTCTTCGAGCGCGGGCCGCAGGGCTGGGCCTGCACCGCTGCGGGCGAGGAGCTGGCGGCGCTCGCCTCGCGCGTGGAGGAGGACGTCCTCGCCATCGCGCGGCACGCCGACGCGCGCGACCGGACGCCGGCCGGCACCGTGCGGCTCACCACCTCGGTGCCGGTCGCCAGCCACCTGCTCGCCCCGGCGGTGCCGTCGCTCCGCGCGCGCCATCCCCGGCTGCTCCTGGACGTGTCGGCGGACTTCCGGAACTACGACCTCACCCGGCGCGAGGCGGACCTGGCGCTCCGGCTCGGCCGCCCCAGCGACGCCGGCCTGGTCGCGCGGAAGGTCGCGTCGGTCGCGTACGGCTTCTACGGCTCCCCCGCGTTCGCCGAGGAGCGGCGCGGCCGGATGGACCTGGCGCGCGACCCTGTGCTCGCGTACGAGGGCGCGACCTCGCCGCAGGAGCGGTGGATGGACGACCTCGCGCCGGCCCGCCTCGTCCCGTTCCGCTGCAACACCAGCCTGGCGCTCGCCGCGGCCGCGCGCACCGGGCTCGGCGCGGCGGTGCTGCCGTGCTTCGTCGCCGACGGCGACCCGGCGCTCGTCCGGCTCGACGGCCCGGAGCCGCCCTCGTACGACCTGTGGCTCCTCGTGCACGGCGACCTGCGCCGCGTCCCGCGGGTGCGGGCCGTGATCGAGTGGGTGGACGGCGTGGTGGACGAGGCGCGCGACCTGCTCGCCGGCGCGCGCTGA
- a CDS encoding sigma-54 interaction domain-containing protein, whose product MATSDPMSAPEQGSDIAFAAVNAAFGSLGRVCMALDDQFRVRHVSSRLDVLLGEGAAARTVGTPVEALLGAELFGADGPIRHALLAGEKREGWRALLHAGDGVSHLLSVTAAPLQLDPHGVCARDARYLVVLRPAEEEASDAAAALATTGIISRSRAMGRVMRLVESLQYSEASVLVTGESGSGKEVLARLVHAHSPRRSGPFVAVNAAALPGDLLESELFGHVRGAFTGATRDRPGRFAAAAQGTLFLDEVGDLPLHLQVKLLRVLQEHTYERVGENQPRRAEARIIAATNRDLRRAVAEGTFREDLYYRLRVFPVEIPPLRERREDIEPMAQLLLSRVCARAGRAVRFSPDALRALMSHSWPGNVRELENALEFAVTVCRGQTVQPEDLPPEVLAGRAPASEPAPARAADAVDPYERAAIEAALQAHRWSRAEAARALGLSRSTLWRRMRSLNIG is encoded by the coding sequence ATGGCAACCTCCGACCCCATGAGCGCACCGGAGCAGGGCAGCGACATCGCGTTCGCCGCTGTGAACGCGGCCTTCGGATCCCTGGGGCGCGTGTGCATGGCGCTCGACGACCAGTTCCGCGTGCGGCACGTGTCCTCGCGCCTGGACGTGCTGCTCGGGGAGGGCGCGGCGGCGCGGACCGTGGGCACGCCGGTGGAGGCGCTGCTCGGCGCCGAGCTGTTCGGCGCCGACGGCCCCATCCGACACGCGCTGCTGGCGGGCGAGAAGCGCGAGGGCTGGCGCGCCCTGCTGCACGCCGGCGACGGCGTCTCGCACCTGCTCTCGGTGACGGCCGCGCCGCTCCAGCTCGACCCGCACGGCGTCTGCGCGCGCGACGCGCGGTACCTCGTCGTGCTCCGGCCCGCCGAGGAGGAGGCGAGCGACGCCGCCGCCGCGCTCGCCACCACCGGCATCATCAGCCGCTCGCGCGCCATGGGGCGGGTGATGCGCCTCGTGGAGAGCCTGCAGTACAGCGAGGCCTCGGTGCTCGTCACCGGCGAGAGCGGCTCGGGCAAGGAGGTCCTGGCGCGGCTCGTCCACGCGCACTCGCCGCGACGGAGCGGGCCGTTCGTGGCGGTGAACGCCGCGGCGCTGCCGGGTGACCTGCTCGAGAGCGAGCTGTTCGGCCACGTCCGCGGCGCGTTCACCGGCGCCACCCGCGACCGGCCGGGCCGCTTCGCCGCGGCGGCGCAGGGGACGCTGTTCCTGGACGAGGTCGGCGACCTGCCGCTGCACCTCCAGGTGAAGCTGCTCCGCGTCCTCCAGGAGCACACCTACGAGCGGGTGGGCGAGAACCAGCCGCGCCGCGCCGAGGCCCGCATCATCGCGGCCACGAACCGCGATCTGCGGCGCGCCGTGGCCGAGGGGACGTTCCGCGAGGACCTGTACTACCGCCTGCGCGTGTTCCCGGTGGAGATCCCGCCGCTCCGCGAGCGGCGCGAGGACATCGAGCCGATGGCGCAGCTCCTGCTCTCGCGCGTCTGCGCGCGGGCGGGCCGGGCGGTGCGCTTCTCGCCCGACGCGCTGCGCGCGCTCATGTCCCACTCCTGGCCGGGCAACGTGCGCGAGCTCGAGAACGCGCTCGAGTTCGCGGTGACGGTGTGCCGGGGCCAGACCGTGCAGCCGGAGGACCTGCCGCCGGAGGTGCTCGCCGGGAGGGCGCCCGCGTCGGAGCCCGCGCCGGCGCGCGCCGCCGACGCGGTGGACCCGTACGAGCGCGCCGCCATCGAGGCCGCCCTGCAGGCGCACCGCTGGAGCCGCGCCGAGGCCGCGCGCGCGCTCGGCCTGTCGCGCAGCACGCTCTGGCGGCGCATGCGCTCGCTCAACATCGGGTGA
- a CDS encoding DUF3373 domain-containing protein — protein sequence MRKLIRIVVTGAALAALALPLAGRAADPDPQQKKIDELAKELEALKQQVKKDEEKSLSKWLTVSGDYRFRLDSLKGEVPAYYQYMGPAAMPVPMPGFDPENGTLMTNRFGLNLKAKATRNVTVTTRLLMNKTSGMQTADATNAGFFADRMSVLDGSIGHIPTDNVLRVDQVFATWSNIFDQPVWFSVGRRPSTGGSPTHVRENGERPGNAGVPGLLVDYAFDGMTLGWAPEIDALPGAFAKLCYGRGFEAGYSNTNDLKDTDMLGVGVVPVDTDPLRIDLQWNRGFNIFDDPNNVGVELGSIDWYGAGVLSTLKGIGPGSLTTFASGGVSITHPNGKHMLLGGMDSGAGLLTSGPDASDRTGWGAYAGLRYDLASGTKIGGEYNHGSKYWIPFDPAADDMWTSKLGTRGNVYEAYLIQELPLPAISSFVSKAFFKVGWQYYDFDYTSSNNWIGAPVKISELMASPMNAQMLAPLKSAQDFYGTFEVRF from the coding sequence GTGCGCAAGCTGATCCGAATCGTCGTGACGGGGGCGGCCCTGGCCGCCCTGGCGCTGCCGCTGGCCGGCCGCGCCGCCGACCCCGATCCGCAGCAGAAGAAGATCGACGAGCTGGCGAAGGAGCTCGAGGCGCTGAAGCAGCAGGTCAAGAAGGACGAGGAGAAGTCGCTCAGCAAGTGGCTGACGGTGAGCGGCGACTACCGCTTCCGGCTCGACTCGCTGAAGGGCGAGGTCCCCGCGTACTACCAGTACATGGGGCCGGCCGCCATGCCGGTGCCGATGCCCGGCTTCGACCCGGAGAACGGGACGCTGATGACGAACCGCTTCGGCCTGAACCTGAAGGCCAAGGCGACGCGGAACGTCACGGTCACGACGCGCCTGCTCATGAACAAGACGAGCGGCATGCAGACCGCCGACGCGACGAACGCCGGCTTCTTCGCCGACCGCATGTCGGTGCTGGACGGCAGCATCGGCCACATCCCGACGGACAACGTCCTCCGCGTGGACCAGGTGTTCGCCACCTGGAGCAACATCTTCGACCAGCCGGTCTGGTTCTCGGTGGGCCGCCGGCCGTCCACGGGCGGATCGCCCACCCACGTGCGGGAGAACGGCGAGCGCCCCGGCAACGCCGGCGTGCCCGGCCTGCTGGTGGACTACGCGTTCGACGGCATGACGCTGGGCTGGGCGCCGGAGATCGACGCGCTCCCCGGCGCGTTCGCGAAGCTCTGCTACGGCCGCGGCTTCGAGGCCGGCTACAGCAACACGAACGACCTGAAGGACACCGACATGCTCGGCGTGGGGGTCGTCCCGGTGGACACCGACCCGCTCCGCATCGACCTGCAGTGGAACCGCGGGTTCAACATCTTCGACGACCCGAACAACGTCGGCGTCGAGCTCGGCTCCATCGACTGGTACGGCGCGGGCGTGCTCAGCACGCTGAAGGGCATCGGCCCCGGCAGCCTGACCACGTTCGCGAGCGGCGGCGTCAGCATCACCCACCCGAACGGCAAGCACATGCTGCTGGGCGGGATGGACTCCGGCGCCGGCCTGCTCACCAGCGGCCCCGACGCCTCGGATCGCACCGGCTGGGGCGCGTACGCCGGCCTCCGCTACGACCTGGCCAGCGGCACCAAGATCGGCGGCGAGTACAACCACGGCTCGAAGTACTGGATCCCGTTCGACCCCGCCGCCGACGACATGTGGACGAGCAAGCTCGGCACCCGCGGCAACGTCTACGAGGCGTACCTGATCCAGGAGCTGCCGCTGCCGGCGATCTCCTCGTTCGTCAGCAAGGCCTTCTTCAAGGTGGGCTGGCAGTACTACGACTTCGACTACACCAGCAGCAACAACTGGATCGGCGCCCCGGTGAAGATCTCGGAGCTGATGGCGAGCCCGATGAACGCGCAGATGCTCGCGCCGCTGAAGTCCGCCCAGGACTTCTACGGCACGTTCGAGGTCCGCTTCTAG
- a CDS encoding multidrug effflux MFS transporter, whose protein sequence is MPRLVPATARTHGRLAVLLAALSALGPFSTDAYLPSFPEIGRVFGAPAVLVQQTLTAYMVPFSVMTLWQGAISDALGRRRVTLVMLALFALASVGCMLSWRVEALVAFRALQGATAGAGMVIGRAVVRDLLDGAEARRLMSRIALVFAIAPALGPVVGGWLHVWLGWRAVFGFLALFSAALCAWCWRALPETLPPAQRRPLQVRSMLRGYREVLSNRAFLALVAGVTCSFSAVFLYIVAAPVFLLRHLGVGETGFLWLFGPISGGMMIGNWASGALAGRMTNQRTVAWGFGAMAVAALANVLFHALHAPALPWSVLPLVGYVLGTSLAMPSLTLMALDLFPERRGMASSCQAFMQTAGNALVAAALAPLLWGSARTLSLGMAGGLAVGALAFAAYAAIRPREPAREPGRRAA, encoded by the coding sequence ATGCCACGCCTCGTGCCCGCCACCGCCCGCACCCACGGGCGGCTCGCCGTCCTGCTCGCCGCGCTGTCGGCGCTCGGCCCGTTCTCGACCGACGCGTACCTCCCCTCGTTCCCGGAGATCGGCCGCGTGTTCGGCGCGCCGGCGGTGCTGGTGCAGCAGACGCTCACGGCCTACATGGTGCCGTTCTCGGTGATGACGCTCTGGCAGGGCGCCATCTCCGACGCGCTGGGCCGGCGCCGGGTGACGCTGGTGATGCTGGCGCTGTTCGCGCTCGCCTCCGTCGGCTGCATGCTCTCCTGGCGCGTCGAGGCGCTGGTCGCGTTCCGGGCGCTGCAGGGCGCGACCGCCGGGGCGGGCATGGTCATCGGCCGCGCGGTGGTGCGCGACCTGCTCGACGGCGCCGAGGCGCGCCGCCTGATGAGCCGCATCGCGCTGGTGTTCGCGATCGCCCCGGCGCTCGGGCCGGTGGTGGGCGGCTGGCTGCACGTGTGGCTGGGCTGGCGCGCGGTGTTCGGGTTCCTGGCGCTGTTCTCGGCGGCCCTGTGCGCCTGGTGCTGGCGCGCGCTGCCCGAGACGCTGCCCCCGGCGCAGCGGCGGCCGCTCCAGGTCCGCTCCATGCTGCGCGGCTACCGCGAGGTGCTCTCGAACCGCGCGTTCCTCGCGCTGGTGGCGGGCGTCACCTGCAGCTTCTCGGCGGTGTTCCTGTACATCGTGGCCGCGCCGGTGTTCCTGCTCCGCCACCTCGGCGTCGGCGAGACCGGCTTCCTCTGGCTGTTCGGCCCGATCAGCGGCGGCATGATGATCGGCAACTGGGCGTCCGGCGCGCTCGCGGGGCGCATGACCAACCAGCGCACCGTGGCCTGGGGGTTCGGCGCGATGGCGGTCGCCGCCCTCGCGAACGTCCTGTTCCACGCGCTGCACGCGCCCGCCCTGCCGTGGAGCGTGCTGCCGCTCGTCGGCTACGTGCTCGGCACCTCGCTGGCGATGCCCTCGCTCACGCTCATGGCGCTCGACCTGTTCCCGGAGCGGCGCGGGATGGCGTCCTCCTGCCAGGCGTTCATGCAGACCGCGGGCAACGCCCTGGTGGCGGCGGCGCTCGCGCCGCTGCTGTGGGGCTCGGCGCGGACGCTCTCGCTGGGGATGGCCGGCGGCCTCGCGGTGGGCGCGCTCGCGTTCGCCGCCTACGCCGCGATCCGCCCGCGTGAACCCGCGCGGGAGCCCGGGCGGCGGGCGGCCTGA